A window of Synergistaceae bacterium contains these coding sequences:
- a CDS encoding D-cysteine desulfhydrase family protein has product MLLGRKKISFLNLPTPMEYLSGISGELGIKFYLKRDDLTNLGVGGNKLRKLEYLLKDAMDQGATMLMTVGGAQTNHGRLTAAVAAKYGLKCVIACIDNYPGEISANILLDRLMGSEVVLKKDDGRGEDEQLEELTAQLARKYEAQGEKVYRIPMGGSNDLGALGYYECAVETTLQAHGMGLDDARVFVPVGSLGTYMGLCCGLKNEHSPLRCTGVAISPFREAKEKRLMDYFHSVKNTFGLKIDATRADFDVETGYTRGAYNNPSREVREAIYFMARKEGVILDPCYTGKCFAGILDMAREGKIRRGEKIIMVHTGGLPGIYTLHHRVEFEKELRNGVNEI; this is encoded by the coding sequence ATGTTATTGGGACGCAAAAAAATCTCTTTTCTGAACCTTCCCACGCCGATGGAGTATCTGTCCGGCATCTCCGGAGAGCTGGGGATCAAGTTCTATCTGAAACGCGACGATCTGACGAACCTGGGCGTGGGGGGCAACAAGCTGCGCAAACTGGAATATTTGCTGAAGGACGCTATGGATCAGGGCGCGACAATGCTGATGACCGTCGGCGGCGCGCAAACCAACCACGGACGCCTGACCGCGGCGGTGGCCGCGAAATACGGCCTGAAATGCGTCATCGCCTGTATCGATAATTACCCCGGTGAAATTTCCGCCAACATCCTGCTGGATCGCCTCATGGGCAGCGAGGTCGTTCTCAAAAAGGACGACGGACGCGGTGAAGACGAGCAATTGGAGGAGCTGACCGCCCAGCTTGCCCGGAAATACGAAGCGCAGGGCGAAAAAGTCTATCGCATTCCCATGGGGGGCTCCAACGACCTCGGCGCTCTGGGATATTACGAATGCGCCGTGGAAACCACCCTCCAGGCTCACGGAATGGGCCTCGACGACGCGCGCGTTTTCGTCCCCGTGGGCAGTCTCGGCACGTACATGGGCTTATGCTGCGGCCTGAAAAACGAACACTCTCCCCTGCGCTGCACCGGCGTTGCCATCTCTCCTTTTCGAGAAGCAAAAGAAAAGCGCCTCATGGATTACTTCCACAGCGTCAAAAACACCTTCGGTCTGAAAATCGACGCGACGCGCGCCGACTTCGACGTCGAAACCGGTTATACGCGGGGCGCTTACAACAATCCCAGCCGGGAGGTCCGCGAGGCGATTTATTTCATGGCCCGCAAAGAGGGCGTCATCCTGGACCCCTGTTACACCGGCAAATGCTTCGCCGGCATCCTTGACATGGCGCGCGAAGGAAAAATCCGGCGGGGAGAAAAAATCATCATGGTCCACACGGGCGGTCTGCCGGGCATCTACACCCTTCATCATCGCGTCGAATTTGAAAAGGAACTGCGGAACGGTGTGAACGAAAT